In Brachionichthys hirsutus isolate HB-005 chromosome 20, CSIRO-AGI_Bhir_v1, whole genome shotgun sequence, the genomic stretch ATAAAGGGTGATAAAGGCAGAAAAGTTGCGAGAAAAGTGCTTTGCATGAAGAAAACATGCAGTGGAAACGCAGATCTCTAATTAagaatccggggggggggggggggcagggataCGCAGCTTTTTAAATCATTAGATCTGAAAGCTCTGCAGCCGCAGCGCATCACAGAAACCCAATCAACAGTtaaatttgggggggggggggtgtaatgtgTGATATTATATCATTTCAATAGACTGTGAAGGCTCAGAACAGCGAAACCCTTTCGCGCGCAATGACGGCTATTATCAGGGTGCGCGCATTACCTGGATCGGAGATCGATCTGATAAAAGGGCAGGTATGTGAGGGAAAAGAGGAAATGTCTGCTATGATGGATCCGAGCGCGCACGGGTCCGCTCCCGTGATGGATCCGAGCGCGCACGGCCGGGCCTAATGGGCCCTGCATTGACGGGCagatggaggaaggaggataATGGCTCTATCTGCAGCCCAAGAGATGGAGACGTGGCCACGTCGCTCTCTATACAAGATCATAGACGCGGGGTGTCTTGACTATTTCATAAAAACATCTTCCCCTGGAAATGTCTATTAACTgcttttaaaattgttttttttaatacatatttatataaaGTTATTTGCGGTTGATAGGAAAAGACATATTTTTCCGCGTCAGTGTCGCGGGCTGTGAACGCACCACCGGTCCGCCACAATAGAACGCGAATGGTTTGAAATTTTGCATCCTCTGATTACTTTTTCTAAAAATAGGCAATTTCGTCACCATGGAGACACAATGCAAATGTGGCTTAAATTATCTGTCAGAAACAAAGACGACAGGGGTAAAGATAAGAAATAAAGGGCTCTTAACACAATTCGAATTagacttttgggggggggggggctcgcagCGGGTGGCACTGgttgcacccccccacccccatttctcTCTGACAGCCAGGCATTTCCAGGGGAATGCAGATATTGCTGGTTTGATATCGGATGAGTTTACGTGAAGTAGCTGCagggatgaccccccccccaccaccaccattaGTGACCTCCCCGGCGAATGGGAGCCGCGTCAGACACAATGAGTGCTTTCATTCCGGTGAGATGAATGACGAGGCGGCGTGATTTCTGGGCCCGGAGAGGCAGGACGGGGCtgggctggggagggggggcttgtTTAGGAGACATGAGGACGGACGGAAAGACGGCGTCTGTGTTTTCGACTCTTACCTTTTCTTCGGGTGTTTGCCGCCGTTTCGGGGGACCTTCAGGGCGGTCTTCCCGATGTATATCTTTTTCATGGTTCGTCTGTGTTGCTTCCCTCTCATGTGTTTCTAGGGCTTGACCAGGAAGCCGCCGTGTTCGTTAGCTAAGGCCGACCTGTAGAGCTCTTAAGCGCTCTACCTGTTGATCCTGCCAGACAGAGGAAACACAactattagcattagcaccCGTGCTACAACCAGGGGCCCTTTTTGAAGGTAAAGGCGCCgtatatttagcattttaattaCAACAGAGTCCGAAACGGCTTGCAGCTCTTGGAAGGTTAAAGTCCCTCTCCTTGATGTAGCTTTAATGCTAATTTCATTGGATTTTCTTtccgtttttgttttgttttgacatctAATTTCCTCACAGTGTCACGCCGCGCTGCTTCCCGCGCAGCGGAATCGGAAATGAAATCATCTCGGACATCAGCGGTAAATGTCGCGTTGGGGGTTCCGGCGATTAAAGAGAAAGAGTTTCTTTATGTCCTGCAAGCGAAGTTCAATAATCTGCAGAGGGTGAGGCAATTATTACATTACGGGGtagatgagggaggggggggggggggggggggcaggtcatcGGGTGATCACAAGGCTGAGACAAGCAACCAGAACCAGACTCCACACAGACTCCATCAGACAAAGCTTTTCatactttttccttcttctttggaAAAGTGGGATGAATTAAGGGCTTCTAACAATCTAAGTCTGAAAAAGCATCGACTTTTGTTCTATGTATCAGGACTTAATGACCGTCTGGGTGTGCGGCGCGATCCGATAGCGGCTGCAGTCCGGTAATAATGGACCCGATAATTGTCACCATGTAtagatttctgtgtttctgaAGGGAGAAAGACATCAGCATTATCAAGCCACACTTAAAGCCAACAAAAagaccactgggggggggggggggggtaacaccaAAGTCTTTCatgagaaacaacaaaagagtGGCCTAAATTTAGCAGCAACCTGCGCTTTCATGCAGAATCCCACCCCTCACTCAGAAGATAGATTCTCAGGCCTCTTAAAAAGACACTAACCAGCTTCATGAAGcagacatcacccccccccccccccctcgccccccctcgCCTGCATGAGGAGCGTAGCAAGGCCGTCGCTACTCTCAAACGTTTCCAGCATCCTTTCGTTCCTGCACCCCAACCCCGCAGACAAACGGCGCACATTCCATCCCAGCTCCTCCGCGGACAGGAAGCGAGGAAGGGCCGGGAGCGTGCACGCTGCATCTGGCGTGCACAGAGGAAGCGTCACATTCGGGGTGTTGAGATTACAGAAAGAAACGTGTTGGGGAGACACggcctgaggaggaggtggggagacacagcctgaggaggaggtggggagacacggcctgaggaggaggtggggggacacggactgaggaggaggtgggagacacggcctgaggaggaggtggggagaCCTGGAccatggaggaggtgggggggacacggactgaggaggaggtgggggaacACGGacgggggaggaggtggggagacacggcctgaggaggaggtgggggggacaCGGacgggggaggaggtggggagacacggcctgaggaggaggtggggagaCCTGGAccatggaggaggtgggggggacacggactgaggaggaggtgggggaacACGGACggggagggaggtgggggggagaCACGGACTCCTCCAGATGGTGACGGCTCACCACTGTCACTCCAGTTGCTCCCCTCGTAGTTAATAGTCATAGCACACCTCCTCTCagatttggtgtgtgtgtgtgcgtgcgtgtgtgcacgtgtgtgtgtgcatgtgtgtgtgcatgtgtgtgtgtgtgtgtgtgtgtgcgtgcgtgcgtgcacgctgCAGCATTCAATCTCCTTTTCCCAGGAATGAAATAATCTCTAACACAAAAGTCAAGCAGGATGCATCTCTCGCCACGTCAGGTGCCCGCTGTCGAGCTGCCGGGcgccacagccccccccccgccctcacccccccctcaccctctcACCCTCTCATCCTCTCACCCACTCCCTCGCCTCGGCTTCCTTTTCGTCGATCCTCGCACTGCAGCAAGAAACACAAAAGATGGGGCTGGTTTGGATGCCGCTGCCTGCCGCCCACTCGTGTCATGCTGAGAGGAATCCAGACCAGTgagaagaaagggggggggggggcaggagtggGACGATTTTAAAACTCAGGAACTCGGaagacagagcagcaggaagcgttTGGGAGAATACTCGAGTAGCTGCCATCGAGACAAAGACCAAGTTAGAGAGAAACAGCAGCGGGAGTAGgcgtgaagccccccccccccccccccccccgaaaatcacaatctctctctccatttcccTCCACTCTGTCGAgttgtgtttctctttctcgTTTGCCATGCTGACAGGTCGGCTTGCAGGAAGTTCCCTCACCGCAGGCCCAGACCTCGCGCttcagagccgggggggggggggggggggttgactcatccagcagcagcagaaaaggCTCTCGGTGCCTTCGTATATTAAGAAGGTAGCTTAACCTGCAGCAGTCAATAAGCCCATGCAAAGTGTGACTCAACCAtcccagagaggggggggggggggggcaatgcatCGAAAGGCGGCAAAATCTCGGTCTTGCGAAAGCGCTAGCAATAAATCACGCATGTTGAAATAAATGCAAGCTAAAAGAAATGGCGAGATAACCCAAAAGCTGTCGgagaactcacacacacacacacacacacacacacacactcgtacacacactcactcacacacactcactcacacacactcgtacacacactcactcacacacactcgtacacacactcactcacacacactcacacacacaatgcagcctGAATCCTTCTGAGAGTTAAGCTACATTTAagatgattttatttaaattaacagTAAAGAGCCGCCATCACGCCGCTCTTAACCTACTTCACAGCAGATTATTATTAAAGGTGAAATATAATAGTACATATTGTATTgcattctgcagcagcagcagtgtacTATATTTGTCTATATTAAGAATAGACATTCCTTCATGTGGATTTTGCcggatttattattttatttctctttaagAACAAGGGGAAGGGTCGGAGGAACGCGAGCAGCTTTCGTGGGGATCAGCTCATTTAAAATAGAACTGACAAATACGCTCACCAGTacatgaaagcacacacacacacacacacacacacacacatcacgccGCCCACCAGCACTAACATGTTGTTTACAAGTAGAGCTCGAATGGACAGGTAATGATTAGACGCAACAAAGAAACCACCTCTGCAGATCCTCTTCTTATTTGTGGAAGTATAGCCAGAATACAACTGACAATATTAACAACAATATTAAACTGCAGTGCAATTGTAAAATAGTCGAGTTATGGCTGCCGTAATCTGCATTTACAGTGCAGCGTGGCAGACCGGCCTCATCATCACGGGGAATAAATCTAACCAGTATGATCTGACCAGCGCGGCTGCTGGAGAGGACAAAGGGGAGGAGAAATAATGGGGTTGAGATAATAAGACAAAGTTAATGGCCCCCAGAGGAGCTGTCAGCTTCACCAGagagatagggagagagaggggggggggggggtccaccacAGAGGATAGAACCGAGCCTTGGGCTCCATTTAAACAGATCAACATTGAAAattccatttacggattcaaaaatcagttaaaatacatcaactctgattcacttttactcttcatggttggtgtagaaagataccaagaacaatctagaaccttttgatgatgatccagatcaccatgtggacggtggaaACCCAATTAGGAGTgtgaacgagctgcttggtggaggtctgtgctctccgagtgctttttagttattgaaatgtaatttttttttttacagggttAATATGagacaaacatctggatgagcAAATGGACAGATATAATCTGCTAATCTTCATGCGATGCTAACTAAAACTAGAACTCAAGAAAAGCTTTTTGTGTTCATCTGCAAACTCCACCTACTGCTAAAGATCATTTCATATGATCAGAAGCTGGAGAACATCAATTCAATTGATCATAATCtgtaagaaataaataacacattcACATACATTTTGAATTAACCTCTAAAAatagcacacaaataaatgctttaaattaaagtaaaactGCTACTAATacactaaaatatatataatattttttgtATGGTCATGCCTAAATCATTTAAACTCTTGCGATTATTAACTGTCAATTTAATTTGATATTTCCTGCTAGAATATCtaatattttttgcttccttTCTACCCTCTAACTCACCACCACATGAGAcacttctggggggggggggggggggggcttctcctttaaatactttaaactCTCTTTGGGGCCCCCCCTCCTCTGAACATCCCTGCTCCGATACGGTGGAAGGAGCCCCAGAGACGAGGTGTGGGGGGGCGGGATGGGCCTCTCAGGTGGATCTGGGCTCCCAcaggtaaagggggggggggggggggggctaccacCCCTCTTATCTTAGTTGTTCTCGCAGACTCAGATCTAGAAGTCATGAATGGACATTTTTACTAGCGTGACACACTCAAGATTCGAACCCTCGTGATCCCTGAACGCGTTTCACGTCAGCgccacgcgcgcacgcacgcatgcacccTGCGGTGAATCCTCCACGCGTGCACGCAGCAGCCACGCTGCAGGAAGAACACTTCCAGTTCCAAACTCccagagaaggaaaacattGTGAACAGCATCGACGGACGCGCAGAGAGCAGCCGTGCACGTCACATACAGATgagcgcgcacgcgcacgcgcacgcacacgcacacgcaaagTCAAAGAATGCAAATGTACCTTCCGCTCACGCAGAGCTTCGTTCTGGAGACGGAGAGATTAAAATCCTGCCACCGGATCTTCTCCGGGAGAAAcggagaggaccccccccccccccctatctggATCAGTTTACCTAgatcccccccaccacctcacCCCCCACGGCACCGCCACGCCACGCAACAGCAAGACGGATGAAGAGAGGAGTCTGTGCAGAGAGTGGAaggacggagaggaagaggagggagggaaggagctgaaaggaagaagagagggagcgCGCGGGGGCGTGatgatggagagggagagagagagagagagagagagagggagagagagagggggggggggaggagaagccTACCTGATGGTGTCGCCACCGCTCATCTCCTCACCGGgcactctcctcttcctctctgttttgtttacgtttcctcccccccccccccagctctgctccctccctccctccccactcCATCTCCGCTGGTAGGCGAGCCGGACGCTCCTCGGACGGCAGCCTAAATCATATCATGCccagagtgtgagagagagagagagagaggggggggggggggggggggctgccagaCTGCAGATACACAGCGAGCCTCCGTGAGGGATGCTGGCAGCGACTCCGCATCCTTGTGGGGGtgctgaagagagagaagagagagagagagagaggggatggGAGTATAGGGagcaaaaaggggggggaacAGGTGGTTGAATCCATTTTTCAGAACGGGATGAATTATGTACTGCAGAGAGAccggtttgggggggggggggcgtatgcGTGTGAGCGACAGAAGGCtgcgagagcgagagaaagaaagaaaaagtgtgAGCAGCTGAAACTTTGTTGGACACGGACACGCTGTAGTGAGACGAGCACCACCCACTCTCAGCCCCCGCACCGCCCACGTCATCTNNNNNNNNNNNNNNNNNNNNNNNNNNNNNNNNNNNNNNNNNNNNNNNNNNNNNNNNNNNNNNNNNNNNNNNNNNNNNNNNNNNNNNNNNNNNNNNNNNNNGCTGTTTATGAGCCTCACGCCGACCTGGGCGTGGTTGTTCGTCATCAGGACGATGTCAAACAGCTCCTCGCTGTCGGGGTAGAGCGCCCTCAGACGGGAGTTCACGTTCATCATCGCCTTGGCAACAGGAGACGGGATGTTGAGTCAGAGCGTTTAAAACAGCGGTTACCACACAAATGCCACAACGTTTCAGTTCAGtcacgcagagagagagagagagagagagagagagctcgtATTACAGCATTCCAGGAGGGATAAAGCGAGCAGAGCTTTGATACACAATTAGAGAACGATCTTATACTGTATAAAAGTTGGGCGTTATAGATCCATAAAGAGAGATAGGTATAGACAGGcctagatatagatagatagataaacaCACACCAGGACTctagcagagtgtgtgtgtgtgtgtgtgtgtgtgagggcgccTTAAGCTGCATACCTGCTTTAACTGGCCCTTCggggtgtgtctctgtgtgtgtgtgtgtgtgtgtgtgtggcgcgtgtgtgtgcgcgtgtgtgtgtgtgtgtgtgtgcgtgtaggtgcatgtgtgtgtgtgtgtgtgtgtgtgtaggtggcgCAACGAAACCGAGGATCGCGTCGTCCGTTGCCACAGAAGGACCGGGTGAGCTGGTGGATTCGGTTCCACCGGTTCCTTCCCGCTGCCTACCTGGATGAACGGGAAAGCCGGCCCCGGCGTCAGCGGCTCGCTCTCGTGCGCCACCTGGTGGGCGACGTACTTCTCCAGCCCCTCTTCCTCGTAGATCTTCCTCTCCGCCACCATGTTGAAGAGGGTGCGCGAGGAAACGGCCACGGTGACGGCGTACTGAGATTTGGGCTGCGGGAGAggatggagaaaaagaaatggcGGAGAAACGCCCGGTTTATTAAACCGGGTCCAACGTTAAGCTAGCCCGGGAGAGGCTAAACGCGATGGAGAAACACTTACCGGTCTCGGTTTGTTCGTTTTGAGGTTTTCAAAAAAGGCTTTCGCCGCGTTCCAGTCCTTCTCGTCGCTTTCTTCTGACGTAGCCGAGTCGCTTTGCTTGATTTCGCTCATTTTCTATGGAGTTTTGTGCGTCTGAAGAGGTTTAGGTGAGGCGGCTGAACGTCACGGAACACAAACTGGGTGGGTGTGTCCACGTGACGTAAGCACGTTTGGGTATCGAGGCACGCTGGGAGCGGATGTAAacagcactgtaaaaaaaaaacatagacaaaaaaaagacgCGCCTCTGCTGGGAGAATGACGTCAGcgattcagaaaaaaataaaacattgaatggttttttttctgttttcttaaatattttttatcattattatttttaattcggAGAAACAAGAATATTTTCTTAAATGAAAATTGTAtggattaatatttttttcaggtGACACAACCGGAGTATACGACAGTGCAGATCTGTGACGTCATGAGCGTGAGCGTGAATAATATGTTGGTGCAAACTGCATCTCCTGGCCTGTCGGAACTTGTCTGGGAATCTCTGGAGAATATGATTCTGCATGACGAGCAATAGTTTAGGGAAGATCATTTCTGTTTGTCACACCGTCTTGAAACAAAGTACTGTACATTTTGAAGTACTTGCGTTTCATTTGAGTATTTCCATTTTATGTATCTCAGATGTCTGGTACACGTCGTGTATTactgcttatatatatatatattatacatctTTACATGGAAGGAAATGAAGATATGTCATATTCTGACGCATCTGTCCTTTGTACGTACCTCCTATCTATTATAACTCTTATTATTGATTGAATAAACATCTGTTTCTTTATAAGTTGATTAAATTCTTCTTAAAACACATAAACTACAACCATAAAAATGCTTCAAGAATCTCTCTCACGCGCACACATCGTCCACGGATAcatgaatgacccccccccccccccctcccgcccccccacccgTGATAGTTGGTAGCGTCCGTGACGGAGCATCATGGCGATAGACGGTAAGTCCTCAGTCTCAAGTGGGACTCGTGAGAAACTTTGAGCGGCTCAGAACGCCGTGAataaatcactttttatttttgttcactCCGTTAtcggatttattttatttttctttcatcttgcGGGTGAGCTCCGCACTACCGCAGTGCTCTGGAGCTGCGCGCACCGCAGGAATGTTGTGGTCCCCTCATCACGGGatgcgcgcacgcgcacgcgcccTGCGTGAGCCGTAGTGATGCGGTGACCGTGTGCGTGGGGATGGAACGCGTCCGC encodes the following:
- the LOC137909643 gene encoding cytosolic 5'-nucleotidase 1A-like → MSEIKQSDSATSEESDEKDWNAAKAFFENLKTNKPRPPKSQYAVTVAVSSRTLFNMVAERKIYEEEGLEKYVAHQVAHESEPLTPGPAFPFIQAMMNVNSRLRALYPDSEELFDIVLMTNNHAQVGVRLINNDVGGAGAESGWCSSHYSVSVSNKCEDRRKGSRGEGVGERMRG